Within the Fibrobacter sp. genome, the region TGCTTGACCAAATCACCATCGGCACGCTTGCCAAGGATGTCGTCGAGCGTATCCTTGAGCATCTCGATACCCGACTTGATGATGAATATGGAAATAAGAACGCCCACGTAGGCTTCGAGCGAAACGCCCGTCGTCACGAACACGATGGCAGATGCCAGCACCGATGCCGAAAGGATGGCGTCGAACAGGGCGTCGGCACCCGATGCCACCAGCGCACCGGAATTCACCTTTTCGCCCTGGCTCTTCACGTACTTGCCGAGTATGAGTTTCACCACCACAGCCGCAGCGATAATCACGAGGGAAACGGTCGAATAGTCGGCCGCTTCGGGATGGATAATCTTCTTGACGGATTCCACGGCGGAGGTTCCGCCCGCGTACAGCACGATGGCAGCCACAATCATGGCGCTCAGGTATTCGATGCGGCCGTAACCCAGCGGGTGTTTTTTGTTCGGGCGCTTGTTCGAAAGCTTCGCGCCCACGATGGTAATCACCGAGGAGAGCGCGTCGGAAAGGTTGTTCACCGCGTCGAGCGTGACGGCGATGGAACCCGTGATAAAACCGATTGCGGCCTTGAACGCCGAAAGCACCACGTTTGTCGCGATGCCCACGATGCTTGTGCGTACAATGACCTTGCTGCGATTTTCAATTTCGTTGTCGACCATAAATGTCCCTATCTATTATTCATTACAATATAAAAAAGGTGATGCCGCAACAAGTGCGGCATGACAATGCTGGACTGGATCCTTCGCGTCGCTCAGGATGACACATTCGTGTCATTTCAAGAACAGCGAAAGCTTGCCGAAGTCAAGAATCGTGATGAACACGAAGAAGCTGATGAAGAATGCGGCAGCGACGTTCTGGATGATGCTCTGCGTCTTGGTGGAAAGCGGCTTGCCGCGCAGTTTCTCGATGCCGAGGAACATGAGCAGGCCGCCGTCGGTAATCGCGAGCGGAAGCAGGTTCATCACGCCCAGGTTGATGCTGATGAGCGCGAGCAACATCAAGAATTCCTGGAAGCCGCTCATCCACACGTTGCCCATCACGGCGACAATCGACACCGGCCCGGAGAACGCATCGACCTTCACCTGGCCCTGGAACATGCGCTTGAAGTAGCGGAAGATGCTCGTGGTCATTTTCCAGCTGGTAGCACAAGTCTTGGTGAACGCTTCCACGGGGCCGCGACGCACGGTCTTCGTTTCGCGGAAGAGCACGTAGCCCATCTGGATGCCGATCATGTAGCGCTTGTATTCCTCGTTGTACACGGGCGTGAGCGGCTTGGTGAGCGTATCGCCGTTGCGGATGACGGTCACGTTCACGGTCTCGCCCTTGCTGCCGTCGATGACGCGCACGACCTCTTCGTAGCGGGAAATATGTTCGCCGTTGATTTCAAAAATCGTATCGTTCTGGAGGATACCCGCATTCGCCGCGGCGGAACCTTCTGCCGGCGGGAGGCGCACGATGACGCGGTTGCGCGGGTAAATGCCGATGTCGCCAATGCCCATCGCGATTTCGGAACCGGTGGAATCCTGTGCCGGTATTATAAGCTCTTCGGGAACGACGGTCAGGGTAAGCGGTTCACCGCCACGATGCACCGTGAGGGGAACTTCCGCCCCGAGGCTCACGCCAATCTGCTCGCGGAAATCGTCCCAGCCCTGCGTCGGCTTGCCGTTCATCGCGGTAATGGTATCGCCCGGCTGGATGCCCGCGGCCGCGGCCGGAGAATCCTTCCCGACAAAGCCCACGATGAGCTCGTTTGTCGCAGGCTCCTGCACGCCCACCATGTAGAGCACCATCAAAAGCACGAACGCAAACAGGATGTTGATGAACGGGCCCGCAAACGCAATCGCCGCACGCGCACCGACCGACTTGCCCACGAAATCGCGCTCGTCGGGAACCTCGCCCTCTTCGAGCGTATCGGGGTTTTCGCCCGCCATGGCCACATAGCCACCGAACGGAATCGCCGAAAGGCAGTACTCCGTCTCGCCGCGCCTAATCCGGATCAACTTCTTGCCGAACCCGATGCTGAAGGTATTCACCTTCACGTTATTCCACTTAGCCACCATGAAGTGGCCAAGTTCGTGAATCGTCACGAGGAAACTGAGCGCCAAGAGGCCCAGCACAAACATCAGGACATTACTAAAAATGGTTTCCATCGGAGTGTAATATAGGAATAAAAAAGCGGCCCCACAAAGAGAGCCGCTTTATACTGTTGTTTTCACATGCACCAAGGATAAATATACAGAAAGGCGGCCCAAAGAGGACCGCCAGTTAGAATGCTATGAACTAAACTGTATCAAGTGTATCAAACCCACGTGATGCAGCGCACAGGGAATTAATCCTTCACTATGCGGAACATCTTGCGTTCGCCCGTAGCGGACTTCGACACCACGTAGTAGACACCCGCCTTGAGACGGCTCTTGTCGAGCACGGAGGAACGCGCCACCAGGGTCCCGTCCAGCGAGTACACGGAGTAAGAGACCGGCGAAAGAGTGGGCAGGCGCAGCGTCGGAATAGCGATAGACTGCGTGTCAGGCGGAATCGAATCGTTCTTGGACGTGTCGACAGCGCTCGTATCCTGCTTGCTCGTATCAGCCACGCTCGTATCCGGCGGCACGACGACCGCAGCGGCCTTGGCCTCGCGGGCCTTGTTAAGGAAGGCTACAGCCTTGTCCAGGTTCGCCGACGCATACATCACATCTCCGCCATGCTGGCCACCCGACACCTTGACAAATTCCGTCACCACGTTGTGATTCTTGAGGGAATCGTAGAGTTCCTGGCTCTGTTCGATATTCACAACCTGATCAGACGTTCCGTGGAAAATGATAACCGGAGGATCGTCTTCGCTTGCGTAATACGGCGAGCTCGCCACCATCCACTTGTCCTTGTTGCCTTCGCGCTCCACGCCGATGAACTTGCCTTCCATCGTTCCGGAGCCGCCCATGCTGATGGGGTTCATCGTGTAGATGTCGGTCGGAGGAGACCAGAGCACGGCACCGTCGACGCAGCTGCTGTACGAAGTGAACTCGCCGAGATCGCCGACCAGGTCAACCGTCACCGAGCCGGACTTGCCTTCCTTCAAACCGCAAGTTGTCGCGGTGAGGCTCGAAAGGTGACCGCCAGAAGAGAAGCCGGACACGGCAATAAAAGTCGTGTCGAACTTGTACTTGGCCGCATTGCCGCGAACGAAGCGAACCACAGCCTTGATGTCGTGCAACTGAGCCGGGTAAATGGCATCACTTGCCGAGCGGTGGTTCGGAGTCACGACCGCATAGCCAGCCTTGGCATAAGCCGCACAGATGGTGTTCAGGTCCGCAGAGCCCTTCATGTTGTTCATGCTCCAGGCGCTGCCGTAAGTATGGATAACCACCGGATACGATTCCTTGGCTTCCTTGGGAATGTAGATATCCAGCGTATGGTGGGCCTTTCCATCGCCGGCATAGTTTACATCGGCCGTCTTATCGGTATTCGGAACGCCGCCAGTACTCTGTGGACCGCCCCACTGGGCAAAAACCATCGTTGTCGCCATGAGACATGACGCAAGAAGAATCTTTTTCATAATATACTCCTTAACCCCACCCTCGGGGATACATTAAATTTACCTTTTAAACAGCCCTTTTTCGAAAAAAAATGTCAACATTCGTTGTAGACAAAAACAATCCTATTGCCTTTTTTGGGCAATAGAGCGCAAACAAGCCATTTCACAAATTGTAAAATTACTTTATCAGAGCCGCAGTAAGTCTGCGAGCTTCGGCATCGGCCTCGAGAACCTGATCGAGCGTGAGGTGGCCCGTGACTGTCGGGGCGCCCGCCATGATGGTTTCCACATGCTTCGGAATGTCGGTGAACTTGAGGTTGCCCTTGAGGAAGGAGTCCACAAGAACCTCGTTCGCGGCGTTCATCATCGCGGGAACGATACCGCCACGGCGGCCCGCCTCGAACGCGAGGGCGAGGCAGCGGAACTTATTGAAGTCCGGCTCGAAGAAGGTAAGTTTCGCGAGCGTCGGCAGGTCGAGACGCTTGGTCTCGAGCGGCAGGCGGTCGGGCCAAGTGAGCGCCACCTGGATAGGAATGCGCATGTCGGGCGCGCCGAGCTGCGCCATGAGGGAACCGTCGCGGAACTGCACCAACGAATGCACCATCGACTGCGGGTGAACGACGACCTTAATTTGTTCATACGGGATGTGGAACAGGAAGTGCGCTTCCAAAACCTCGAGGCCCTTGTTCATCATCGAGGCGGAATCGATGGTAATCTTCTTGCCCATGCTCCACACCGGATGGTTCAAGGCATCGGCGACGGTAATCTGCTCGAACTTCTCGATAGGCCATTCGCGGAACGGTCCGCCAGAAGCCGTAATCTCGAGGAATTCCACTTCCTTTTCGGGACGGCCGGAAAGGCACTGGAAAATGGCGCTGTGTTCGGAGTCGATCGGCGTGATGAACGACTTCGGGTTTTCGGCGAGCTTGTCCCAAATGACGGGACCAGCCATGACCATCGTCTCCTTGTTCGCGAGAGCCACGTGCTTGCCGTGCTCGATGGCGGTGATGGTCGGGAGGCAGCCCACCGCACCCATCAGGGCGTTGATGATGATGTCGGCCTTCGGGTCGGCCGCAAGTTCGCAGAGGCCTTCCATGCCGGCGAGCACCTTGATGCCGAGTTCCTTCTCCAGTTCCTTCGCGGCGTTCGGGTCGAACATGCACACGCGTTCCACCTTGAACTTGCGCACGATTTCGGCGACCTTCGCCACGCTGCTGTTCGCAGCGACCGCATACAGGTTGAAGATGTCGGAATGTTGAAGAATGACATCGACGCTGGAAGTTCCGATAGAACCCGTTGCGCCGAGAAGAACGACGTTTTTCATAAACAAGCCTCTTTTAAATCCTTACACTTCAAAAATAGAAATTATGGAGGGCGTCGTTTTCGCCCGTATTCGCTATTTGCCCGCGCGCCAACATTTGTCCACACGTCTACGAAAATTTACAAACGTATCCCAAACCCCAAGAATATATTAAAAACAGGGTAATGGTTTTGAGCCGAAGGAGGTGCGCCATGCGCATGCGCTTTTCGGGTGTTTTGGCGGTTACGCTTGCAACCGCCGGGATGCTGTGGTGTTGTTCGGAATCTCCGAGCGAGATTTCTACTACGGAAGACGACTTTTCTTCCAATTCTTCATCTGACGATACCGGCAAAGAGCTTCCAGGAGACGGAACGTCTTCTGGCGAAATGTCTACACCCACTTCTTCGGGAATTTCTACGGGAACTTCTTCGCCGGACGCAGGTACCTCCAGCTCCGGCTCGCATCACGGCAGATCCAGCGGCAACGTCGCGGGCAGTTCGGGCAACGGGTCGGTACCGGCACAAAGCAGTTCCAGCGCCACAGAATTCACGTACGTGGCTCCGGCAAACTTCGCCGACACGGTGAACGGCGCGGTTTTCAACATGGTGTACGTTCCCGGCGGCTCCTACACGCGCGGGTGCGACAACTGCGCCGAACAAGACAAGATTTACGAGACGCCTTCGCACAAAGTAACCGTGAGCGACTTTCATGCGGCGAATACCGAAGTGACCATCGCGCAATGGAACGCCGTGATGGGCGGCAAAAAGAACGCATGGGAATCGGACAAGGCCCCAAAAATCGGAGTCAGCTGGTTCGACGCGAATAATTTCGCCTGCAAGCTCGGGCAAATGACCGGGCATCAGTACCGCCTGCTCACCGACGCAGAATGGGAATTCGCGGCTCGGGGCGGCAAGGACGGAGTTGCAGACAAATTCAAATTCTCGGGCAGCAACACGGTAGATGACGTGGCATGGTATTCCGAGAACAGCGGCGGCAAGGCGCACGACGTGGCGACCAAGAAGCCGAACAAGCTCGGGCTCTACGACATGAGCGGCAACTCGTGGGAATGGGTGTACGACTGGCTCGTGGGCTACACCTCGGGCGACAAGGTGAACCCGGTACAGCTCACCGGCTCGGGCAACAAGACGCGCCGCGGGGGCAGCTATGGTGAACCCGCCGAATTCGCCCGCGTGAGCCGCAGGGCAATCCGCAGCAGAGACGGCGCCGCCGACATGGGATTCCGCCTGGGCGCATCGTCCGAACTCCCGCCGGGAATGGTCAGCCCCTGCGAAGCGGCGAACCCCTCGGCAGCCTCCTGCCAGGGCGACAAGAACCGCGACTGCCGCCTGATTACCGCAGCCGACGAAGCCTGGATAAGCGACGACTACACCGTCGTCATCGGCGAAGACGGGGTCGCCGCGGTATCGGGATTCCCGAACGTTTCGGGACAGTGGTACACGCTCAACAACCGCAGTTTCAACGTGGTGAGCAAGAGCGGCACCAAGACGTACGCCTACTACGTGTTCAGCGAAGACGAACTCACGATGATAAGCGACGACGGCATTCCCTACCGCCTGTACCGCCGCGCATTGAGCGAAGCGAAGAACAAGGTGACGCTTTCCTCGATCGCGAACCCGAAGACATTGGCGCAACTGATCGCCGCAGTGGAACCCGAGCGACTCGTGACCGACGAACAGCTCGCCCACCCCGACACAAGCGTACGCGACCCGCGCATCGCCGCCGCCAGCGGCTACACCTGGTTCTTTGACGGGCGCTGCTGCGGTGGCAACCACAAGTACCGTTTCCACCTCGACAAGAGCGGCGACGCGGAATTCGTGGTGATGGACTACGACGACACCCACCACGAAAACATCCTCGCGAAGGGGCGCTGGTTCACCGTCGGCAACATCGGGCTGCACATCGTGCTGAACGGCAAATACTTCAACTACCTCTACACCGCGGGCGAACGCACCATGAGCTACAGCGAGTACATGCCGGCAGGGCCCATATTCTGCCACATATCGTTCCAGAGCTACGAGCGCGGCGACTTCCGCATCTTCAACAAGACGGTATTCGACGACAAGATCAAGCGCCCGCGCGGTTTCAACGGCGAAAACCCGGTGTACGAAGCGGGTGAATACCAGTGGGGTTCGTGATGCGCACCCTCGCATTTGCCGCTCTCGCCTCGACGCTCATGCTGGTTTCCGCATGCGATGATTCCGGCACGTCGTCTACCCCTTCCCCGGAGCCGAATTCCTCGGCTCAGCCCCAAGACATTGAATCCTGCTCATCAGGCCTAGATTTTCCCGACTCTGAAAATCTGTTTGGAGGGTCTTCTGCGCAGGATTCTCCGGAATGGTCATCCGAATCACACTCCATGGAGGCCATTCCGGTTTCTTCTTCCAGTACCCACCGCACGCACCGGCAATCCTCCTCGCAGGTGCAGCAGGCGGAATCGTCCTCGTCACAAAACAGCGCACCGCAATCCGCAGGCACGTCCGCATCCGCGCCCGCGCAGGTTGCGCTCGACAAGGACGGTTTCGCCACCGTTGCCGACGTGTACAAGAGCCTCGCGCCCGAAGAGAAGGCCGTGTTCATCATACGCCATTCCGAACGCGAAGACGCCGTGACCATCGAGACCGAACTCACCGCGAACGGCGTGAAGATGGCGCAAGACCTGGGCAAGACCCTCAAGAGCGACGAGGAGTTCAGCTACATCACCTCGGGATTCGTGCGCACGAACGAGACCGCGAACAACATATCGAAGGGCCGCGGCGAAGCGAACTTGCCGAAGCTCATCACCAACTACGACATCACCGGGAACTGGTTCCTTAAAATTTCGGCCGATTCCCTCGCGCTGTACGGGTCGTCGCTCGGGATGAAGGGCGGTTCCGTGGAACTCATGTCGCACTGGGCGTACGGCGAACCCTACCCCAACGCGCTCTACGAACTCGAGCCCCGCGCGCAGGAATTCATGCAGAACGTCATCCTCAAGAACCTGCCCAGGTGGAAGCGCGTGAGCATCATGGTATCGCACGACATATTCGTGATGCCGCTCGCCGTATTCGGCTCCGAAAAGAAGGTAGCCCTCAAGTACTACGAGGACTACCACTGGATAAACTACATCGCAGGGCTCGCCATCATCGTCGACGCGCAGAACAACCTGCGCTACGTCCCCGTGAAGGGCGCCGAATCCGGAGTCATCGACTACCTGGCGATTTACATGGCCGAGCACGGACAAAAAAGGAACCCGTAAGAGGGTTCCGCATTCTCGTTTTTTTAGAAAACCTATTACGCGATCTTCTGCATGAAATCGAGCAAGAAGAAGAGCGCCGGCGCCGCGAGGTAGAACGAATCGCAGCGGTCGAGCACGCCGCCGTGACCGACGAACAGGTTGCCCGAATCCTTGGTGCCGCTCCAGCGCTTGAGGGCGCTCATCAGCAGGTCGCCCGCCTGGCCCGCGACAGTGAGCAGGAGGCCGATACCGATGGCGGACACCCACGTGAACTGCACGTTGAACGTGCTGAGGGCCGCGCTGCACTTGACCCAGTAGGCCACCCACGCGACAGTCGCGATGGAACCCGCGATGGAACCTTCCCACGTCTTCTTGGGGCTAATGCTCGGAGCGAACGCGTGACGGCCGAAGGGGCCCTTGCCCGCCGCGAACTTCCCGAAGAAATACGCCACCGTGTCGCAGAGCCACATGCTCGTCATCACGAGGATGAACGGGTAGCAGTGTTCGAATCCCTGCCCGCTGCCCATCATGAGCGCGTTCACGCCGCCCCAGAGCCCGATGTAGAGCGGGGCGCCGAGCTGCATCACCAGCCAGGGGAACAGGTGGTCGATTTCCACCTTCGCGTAGGCGACAGCGATATAAACCGCGAAAACCACGAGGAACGTCATGCCCACCACGCAAGGCACCGCCGGGAGCCCGAAGTAGCCCCCTTCCGAAAGCGCCCATGCGAGCGTCAGCGCGAAGGCCGAGGCAAACGAAAGGAACCGCATGTCCGGCCCCTTGTACATCTTGGATGCCATGCGCGCCCATTCCCAGGCGGCAACGCCAGCGAGGAAGCACATCAGCCCGATACGGCTGTAGTCGCAGAACCACAGCATGAAAAACACGATAGGAATGGCGATAAACGCCGTAATCAACCGCTGAGCCAAGTTACTCATGCAACACCTTCCCAAATCTCCGTTCCCGGGTCTTGAAAAACTCGACGGCCTTCAGGAACTCCTCCTTGGTGAAGTCGGGCCACAGCGTGTCCGTCACGTAGAACTCGCTGTAGGCGGCCTGCCAGAGCAGGTAGTTCGAAAGCCTGAATTCGCCCCCGGTACGGATAACCAGATCCGGATCGGGCGCACCCTTCAAATACAAATTCTTGGCGAACAGGCCCTCGTCGATATCCTCGGGCTTGAGCGTCCCCGCCGTCACCTGTGCAGCGATGGACTTCGCCGCGTCCACAATCTCTTGCCTGCCGCCGTACGAAATAGCGAGGTTCAGCTGCATGCCCGTATTGCCCGCCGTCATGTCGATGGCGGACTGGAGGCTCGTGCGGGGTTTCTCGGGCAGGCGGCCCATGTTCCCGATGACCTTGAGCTTCACGTTCTTTTCCATGAGGTCGGGGATTTCCTTCACCACCATCTCGATGAGGAGGTTCATCAGGTAATCCACTTCCTTCGACGGCCTGCCCCAGTTCTCGGAGCTGAACACGTAGAGCGTCATGTGCTCGAGCTCCAGGTTCACGCCCACCTCGACCGCGTCGATGGTGGCCTGCGTGCCCTTGCGGTGCCCGAGGAAGCGCTCCAAACCGCGACTGCGGGCCCATCGCCCGTTGCCGTCCATGATAATCGCTACATGCCTAAGCTGGTTCGCCACAGCGGAGCTCCGGACTACACCTTGAGGATGTCCGCTTCCTTCTCGGCGAGCAGACGGTCGATTTCGGCGATAGCCTTGTCGGTAGCCTTCTGGATTTCGTCCTGCTGCTTCTTGACTTCGTCTTCGGGCAGCTCCTTGTTCTTCTTGATGGCGTCGTTCGCGTCGCGGCGGATGTTGCGGATGGCCACGCGGCCTTCTTCGGCGTGCTTGCGGACGATCTTGGCGAGTTCCTGGCGACGTTCGGCAGTGAGGATGGGGAGCGACACGCGGATGCAGTTGCCGTCCTTCATCGGGGTGAGGCCGATATTCGCGGCGAGGATCGCCTTCTCGATCGGGTCGACCATCGTCTTTTCCCACGGGGAGACAAGCAGCATGCGCGGTTCGGGCACGGAGACCTTGGCCACCTGGGAAATCGGCGTCGGCGTACCGTAGTAGTCGATGCGCACGTCGTTCAGGATGGCGGGAGAAGCCTGCCCGGCACGGATCTTCGAAAATTCACGTTCGGTGGCCTCGATGGCCTTGCTCAT harbors:
- a CDS encoding cation diffusion facilitator family transporter; protein product: MVDNEIENRSKVIVRTSIVGIATNVVLSAFKAAIGFITGSIAVTLDAVNNLSDALSSVITIVGAKLSNKRPNKKHPLGYGRIEYLSAMIVAAIVLYAGGTSAVESVKKIIHPEAADYSTVSLVIIAAAVVVKLILGKYVKSQGEKVNSGALVASGADALFDAILSASVLASAIVFVTTGVSLEAYVGVLISIFIIKSGIEMLKDTLDDILGKRADGDLVKQIKAVLVSEEPVRGAYDLILNDYGPNKSVGSVHLEVPDTMTVEELDKLTRRLEAKVYKETGVLLTGVSVYSYNTKNDEAAEIRSKVLQIVKAHSWALQLHGFYVDLQEKAMRFDVVMSFDIVAEEGAAIITKEVSEAFPDYDVHIAPDVDLS
- the rseP gene encoding RIP metalloprotease RseP — translated: METIFSNVLMFVLGLLALSFLVTIHELGHFMVAKWNNVKVNTFSIGFGKKLIRIRRGETEYCLSAIPFGGYVAMAGENPDTLEEGEVPDERDFVGKSVGARAAIAFAGPFINILFAFVLLMVLYMVGVQEPATNELIVGFVGKDSPAAAAGIQPGDTITAMNGKPTQGWDDFREQIGVSLGAEVPLTVHRGGEPLTLTVVPEELIIPAQDSTGSEIAMGIGDIGIYPRNRVIVRLPPAEGSAAANAGILQNDTIFEINGEHISRYEEVVRVIDGSKGETVNVTVIRNGDTLTKPLTPVYNEEYKRYMIGIQMGYVLFRETKTVRRGPVEAFTKTCATSWKMTTSIFRYFKRMFQGQVKVDAFSGPVSIVAVMGNVWMSGFQEFLMLLALISINLGVMNLLPLAITDGGLLMFLGIEKLRGKPLSTKTQSIIQNVAAAFFISFFVFITILDFGKLSLFLK
- a CDS encoding alpha/beta hydrolase: MKKILLASCLMATTMVFAQWGGPQSTGGVPNTDKTADVNYAGDGKAHHTLDIYIPKEAKESYPVVIHTYGSAWSMNNMKGSADLNTICAAYAKAGYAVVTPNHRSASDAIYPAQLHDIKAVVRFVRGNAAKYKFDTTFIAVSGFSSGGHLSSLTATTCGLKEGKSGSVTVDLVGDLGEFTSYSSCVDGAVLWSPPTDIYTMNPISMGGSGTMEGKFIGVEREGNKDKWMVASSPYYASEDDPPVIIFHGTSDQVVNIEQSQELYDSLKNHNVVTEFVKVSGGQHGGDVMYASANLDKAVAFLNKAREAKAAAVVVPPDTSVADTSKQDTSAVDTSKNDSIPPDTQSIAIPTLRLPTLSPVSYSVYSLDGTLVARSSVLDKSRLKAGVYYVVSKSATGERKMFRIVKD
- a CDS encoding 1-deoxy-D-xylulose-5-phosphate reductoisomerase yields the protein MKNVVLLGATGSIGTSSVDVILQHSDIFNLYAVAANSSVAKVAEIVRKFKVERVCMFDPNAAKELEKELGIKVLAGMEGLCELAADPKADIIINALMGAVGCLPTITAIEHGKHVALANKETMVMAGPVIWDKLAENPKSFITPIDSEHSAIFQCLSGRPEKEVEFLEITASGGPFREWPIEKFEQITVADALNHPVWSMGKKITIDSASMMNKGLEVLEAHFLFHIPYEQIKVVVHPQSMVHSLVQFRDGSLMAQLGAPDMRIPIQVALTWPDRLPLETKRLDLPTLAKLTFFEPDFNKFRCLALAFEAGRRGGIVPAMMNAANEVLVDSFLKGNLKFTDIPKHVETIMAGAPTVTGHLTLDQVLEADAEARRLTAALIK
- a CDS encoding SUMF1/EgtB/PvdO family nonheme iron enzyme, whose amino-acid sequence is MRMRFSGVLAVTLATAGMLWCCSESPSEISTTEDDFSSNSSSDDTGKELPGDGTSSGEMSTPTSSGISTGTSSPDAGTSSSGSHHGRSSGNVAGSSGNGSVPAQSSSSATEFTYVAPANFADTVNGAVFNMVYVPGGSYTRGCDNCAEQDKIYETPSHKVTVSDFHAANTEVTIAQWNAVMGGKKNAWESDKAPKIGVSWFDANNFACKLGQMTGHQYRLLTDAEWEFAARGGKDGVADKFKFSGSNTVDDVAWYSENSGGKAHDVATKKPNKLGLYDMSGNSWEWVYDWLVGYTSGDKVNPVQLTGSGNKTRRGGSYGEPAEFARVSRRAIRSRDGAADMGFRLGASSELPPGMVSPCEAANPSAASCQGDKNRDCRLITAADEAWISDDYTVVIGEDGVAAVSGFPNVSGQWYTLNNRSFNVVSKSGTKTYAYYVFSEDELTMISDDGIPYRLYRRALSEAKNKVTLSSIANPKTLAQLIAAVEPERLVTDEQLAHPDTSVRDPRIAAASGYTWFFDGRCCGGNHKYRFHLDKSGDAEFVVMDYDDTHHENILAKGRWFTVGNIGLHIVLNGKYFNYLYTAGERTMSYSEYMPAGPIFCHISFQSYERGDFRIFNKTVFDDKIKRPRGFNGENPVYEAGEYQWGS
- a CDS encoding histidine phosphatase family protein — translated: MRTLAFAALASTLMLVSACDDSGTSSTPSPEPNSSAQPQDIESCSSGLDFPDSENLFGGSSAQDSPEWSSESHSMEAIPVSSSSTHRTHRQSSSQVQQAESSSSQNSAPQSAGTSASAPAQVALDKDGFATVADVYKSLAPEEKAVFIIRHSEREDAVTIETELTANGVKMAQDLGKTLKSDEEFSYITSGFVRTNETANNISKGRGEANLPKLITNYDITGNWFLKISADSLALYGSSLGMKGGSVELMSHWAYGEPYPNALYELEPRAQEFMQNVILKNLPRWKRVSIMVSHDIFVMPLAVFGSEKKVALKYYEDYHWINYIAGLAIIVDAQNNLRYVPVKGAESGVIDYLAIYMAEHGQKRNP
- a CDS encoding phosphatidate cytidylyltransferase — protein: MSNLAQRLITAFIAIPIVFFMLWFCDYSRIGLMCFLAGVAAWEWARMASKMYKGPDMRFLSFASAFALTLAWALSEGGYFGLPAVPCVVGMTFLVVFAVYIAVAYAKVEIDHLFPWLVMQLGAPLYIGLWGGVNALMMGSGQGFEHCYPFILVMTSMWLCDTVAYFFGKFAAGKGPFGRHAFAPSISPKKTWEGSIAGSIATVAWVAYWVKCSAALSTFNVQFTWVSAIGIGLLLTVAGQAGDLLMSALKRWSGTKDSGNLFVGHGGVLDRCDSFYLAAPALFFLLDFMQKIA
- a CDS encoding isoprenyl transferase — translated: MANQLRHVAIIMDGNGRWARSRGLERFLGHRKGTQATIDAVEVGVNLELEHMTLYVFSSENWGRPSKEVDYLMNLLIEMVVKEIPDLMEKNVKLKVIGNMGRLPEKPRTSLQSAIDMTAGNTGMQLNLAISYGGRQEIVDAAKSIAAQVTAGTLKPEDIDEGLFAKNLYLKGAPDPDLVIRTGGEFRLSNYLLWQAAYSEFYVTDTLWPDFTKEEFLKAVEFFKTRERRFGKVLHE
- the frr gene encoding ribosome recycling factor, which produces MADYNDKMSKAIEATEREFSKIRAGQASPAILNDVRIDYYGTPTPISQVAKVSVPEPRMLLVSPWEKTMVDPIEKAILAANIGLTPMKDGNCIRVSLPILTAERRQELAKIVRKHAEEGRVAIRNIRRDANDAIKKNKELPEDEVKKQQDEIQKATDKAIAEIDRLLAEKEADILKV